A window of Deltaproteobacteria bacterium genomic DNA:
GTCCGCCACAACTTCGGAAAATTCCCGTGGTGCGTCCTGTAATTGCCCGCCGCTCATTTTGGTAAAGATATAATCGTCCGGCCCCCCGCGCTTCATGGCCTCAAGCATGGCCTTGACTCTCACGGTCATAAACGCGGCCCGGCCCTCTACGCCTTTAGGATCCATTACGGTTATAAGCCCCCGGTCAAGGTCAATGTGGCTCCATTTCAATTTTGCCATTTCGCCCATGCGCAAACCTGTTTGAAGGCTTAACAAGGCCAGGTCATGCGTCAAGGCGTTTTTGTCCTGTAATGCTTTTAAAAGTGCCTCAGCTTCCTCGTGGCTCAGGAAACGGACTCTTTTATTGTCCACTTTCGGAACCTTCACTTGTTTTGTGGGTGAATCGCCCATTACAAGCCCGTCACGTCGCGCCATGTTCCAGGCTTGCCGTATGGTGGCAAAAATATATTGAAGCGTTCGCGGTGCCTTCCCCGCGCTCAGGACGTTCTTTTTTATCTTCTCGATGGCAAAAGGCTTCACGTCCTTTAAAGGGATGTTTCCGATAACTGGCTTGATCCAGATTCTAAAATGTTCGTCGTCTTTTCGTGCCGTGCTTTTATTCCGGCCAACCTTAGACGTGGGTGCATAGGTGTTTTCAAAATACTGCCCGAAGGTGACGGACTCTTTTTCAAGGCGCGCCGCCTCTGTCTTTTCCGCCGCCTTCCTTGTGTCCTCTATAGTCCGCTTCTCTGCCAGGGTTTGCGGACCTTCCCCGGCCTTTCTGTTTTCCTTCAATTCCGTCAAGCGCTCGTATGCCTTTGCCGCCGTCCAATTCTGTGAAGCCCATCCAAGGCCCTCTTCGCGGTCTTTCCCGGCCAACTTATAACGAATCGTGAAATATTGATCGCGCTTGACTCCATTTTTCCGGGTGGTATGTTCTCGGAAACGGACTCCTGGAAAGTTCGTCTTGATCCATTTTGCCATGATCTATTTTCCCCTTTTTAAAAAATCCCCCGTTATCCAGTCCCGCTATAGTCCCGCTTTTTTACTTGAAACAGGGTGTTTTAATGTGATGCCTTAGGAAAGATGATAAATGAGATATCTTTGAATGTCAAGGGGTTTGTGTGATTAAAGGAAGTTATAGGAAAAACCAAAAAGGGGACTCAAAATCCCCCGCTCGCAAGGGCATCCCGGTTCGATTCCGGGCTCCGGCACCAGAATAACTTCAATAAGATACATACTCAAGGGGAATTTAATCACTACACTCTTTTTCCTTGAGTACGCCATTTTCTCCCCATTCTCTCCCCACTTTGGAAAATTTACATGATGGGCTCTATCAACTGGTAATTTATCCAAAAGAATCAGCTTCCTGCACCATTATCGCAACAATTAGTGCTATAATATTGCACATTTATCCACATCCGAGGGGCATAGGGCTTATCAGTGGTCACAGCAAAAAAATTAA
This region includes:
- a CDS encoding tyrosine-type recombinase/integrase; translation: MAKWIKTNFPGVRFREHTTRKNGVKRDQYFTIRYKLAGKDREEGLGWASQNWTAAKAYERLTELKENRKAGEGPQTLAEKRTIEDTRKAAEKTEAARLEKESVTFGQYFENTYAPTSKVGRNKSTARKDDEHFRIWIKPVIGNIPLKDVKPFAIEKIKKNVLSAGKAPRTLQYIFATIRQAWNMARRDGLVMGDSPTKQVKVPKVDNKRVRFLSHEEAEALLKALQDKNALTHDLALLSLQTGLRMGEMAKLKWSHIDLDRGLITVMDPKGVEGRAAFMTVRVKAMLEAMKRGGPDDYIFTKMSGGQLQDAPREFSEVVADLGLNNGITDRRQRVFFHTCRHTFASWHVSAGTDLYTVKELMGHSVIAMTERYAHLSKGTLHNATMNLERAIDSAGQKKAEEDAGQVVNFTK